Proteins from a genomic interval of Candidatus Omnitrophota bacterium:
- a CDS encoding NAD(P)H-dependent oxidoreductase subunit E: MPSLRETCPAKVEEILRRFPQKPSAAIPLLYLAWETYGYISEEAMIETADILGTTPATIQGIATFYTMFPMNKRGKYHIEICQNISCHLVGAQDLTKRIENKLGIRCGECTGDGRFSLAKAECLAGCSWGPCLHINGKEYLQLTPEKAAEILDSLLRL, encoded by the coding sequence ATGCCTAGCCTCCGCGAGACTTGTCCAGCCAAGGTCGAAGAGATACTCCGCCGCTTTCCCCAAAAGCCATCCGCCGCCATTCCATTGCTTTATCTGGCATGGGAAACCTACGGCTATATAAGCGAAGAAGCGATGATCGAGACGGCGGACATTTTGGGAACGACTCCCGCAACCATCCAGGGAATAGCCACTTTTTATACTATGTTCCCGATGAATAAGCGAGGAAAATATCATATCGAAATCTGCCAGAATATTTCCTGCCATCTGGTTGGCGCTCAGGATTTAACGAAGCGGATCGAAAACAAGCTGGGCATACGTTGCGGCGAATGCACCGGCGATGGCCGTTTTTCCTTGGCGAAGGCGGAATGCCTGGCGGGTTGTTCCTGGGGGCCGTGCCTGCATATCAACGGCAAGGAATACCTTCAACTAACGCCGGAAAAAGCGGCGGAAATCCTGGATTCGCTTTTGAGACTTTGA
- a CDS encoding ABC transporter permease subunit has translation MNKIFAIALNTYKEAVRNKVFYLILLFALILLGVSLILASLALGQDDQIIKHIGLMAINIFGLMLSMFVGVNVVYEELDKRTIYTIIASGVTRTQFILGKFLGLFITVVANIVIMGVLLCLLLWVWKDASPSPSLIMAIFLMLFEMMIVTALVVLFSSFSTPVLSAVLTFMCWIIGRMSEDLWEWSIRLIEQGAKGAAYLLRGLYFVLPNLAIYNVQNQVVHHEDIGSLGYVTFIYPLAGVVYAAILLWIATVSFSGRDFK, from the coding sequence GTGAATAAAATCTTCGCCATCGCGTTGAACACTTATAAAGAAGCCGTTCGCAACAAGGTCTTTTATTTGATCTTGCTCTTCGCCCTGATTTTGCTGGGAGTCTCGTTAATATTAGCATCTCTCGCCTTGGGGCAGGACGATCAGATCATTAAGCATATCGGCCTGATGGCTATCAACATTTTCGGTTTGATGTTGTCGATGTTCGTCGGCGTCAACGTCGTTTACGAGGAATTGGACAAGCGGACGATTTATACCATCATCGCCTCCGGCGTAACCCGCACCCAATTCATTTTGGGCAAATTTCTCGGCTTATTCATCACCGTGGTAGCGAACATCGTCATCATGGGCGTTTTATTGTGCCTTTTGTTGTGGGTATGGAAGGATGCCAGCCCTAGTCCATCTTTAATCATGGCGATTTTTCTTATGCTTTTCGAAATGATGATCGTAACGGCGCTGGTGGTTTTGTTCTCTTCTTTTTCCACGCCGGTATTGTCCGCCGTGCTGACCTTCATGTGTTGGATCATTGGCCGGATGTCGGAAGATTTATGGGAATGGAGCATCCGCCTTATCGAGCAGGGCGCCAAAGGCGCAGCCTATCTTTTGCGGGGGCTTTATTTCGTTCTTCCCAACTTGGCGATTTACAATGTCCAGAACCAGGTGGTTCACCATGAAGATATCGGCTCTTTAGGATACGTAACGTTTATCTATCCCCTGGCCGGCGTCGTTTACGCCGCCATTCTTTTATGGATCGCGACAGTTTCCTTTTCCGGACGGGATTTCAAATGA
- a CDS encoding nucleoside hydrolase: MISNNALLLYRRTLLLLIVTMAFMSSVHAAPIPVILDTDIGDDIDDTWALSFILCSPELDLKMVVTDSHNTAARAKIVAKFLESVSRDDIPIGIGSKQDDNIGPQAKWAEEYELTKYYSTIHQDGVQAMIDLIMSSKEKITLIVIGPCPNIQEAIKREPAIIDKVRVCAMSGSVKIGYGGVLSPDAEYNVRDNVPASQAMYGAGWDIAIAPLDTAGLVAIRGEKYLQLFHDPNPVIETLMMNYREWVKQGKHQIDPSVRSSTLFDVVAAYMAFSEELCVVDDLNLKVENKGYTVVDPKAKKVRAAVKWKDLGKFEDLVVQRLKKGVAYPFSKPEKAFQ, translated from the coding sequence ATGATTTCGAACAACGCATTATTGCTTTATCGTAGAACGCTTCTTCTTCTGATTGTAACGATGGCATTTATGAGTTCCGTTCACGCCGCCCCGATTCCCGTTATTCTCGATACCGACATCGGAGACGATATAGACGATACCTGGGCGTTATCGTTCATTTTATGTTCGCCGGAACTGGACTTGAAAATGGTGGTAACCGACAGCCATAACACTGCCGCCAGAGCCAAAATCGTCGCCAAGTTTCTCGAAAGCGTAAGCCGAGACGACATTCCCATTGGGATCGGAAGCAAACAGGACGACAACATCGGCCCTCAAGCGAAATGGGCGGAAGAATATGAACTTACGAAATATTACAGCACCATCCATCAAGATGGCGTGCAGGCGATGATCGATCTGATTATGAGTTCCAAGGAGAAGATTACGCTGATCGTCATCGGTCCATGTCCCAATATCCAGGAAGCCATCAAACGCGAGCCGGCCATTATCGATAAAGTCAGAGTTTGCGCCATGAGCGGCAGCGTCAAGATCGGATATGGCGGCGTATTGTCGCCCGACGCCGAATACAATGTCCGCGACAATGTACCCGCCTCCCAAGCGATGTACGGCGCAGGATGGGATATCGCTATCGCTCCCTTGGATACCGCCGGGCTGGTTGCCATACGGGGAGAAAAATATCTGCAACTCTTCCACGATCCCAATCCGGTGATCGAGACCCTTATGATGAATTACCGCGAATGGGTTAAGCAAGGCAAGCATCAGATCGATCCCAGCGTGCGCAGTTCTACTCTATTCGACGTGGTCGCCGCTTATATGGCTTTCTCGGAAGAACTATGCGTCGTGGACGACTTGAATCTGAAAGTTGAGAATAAAGGATATACCGTCGTGGATCCCAAAGCGAAAAAGGTTCGCGCCGCCGTTAAATGGAAAGATCTCGGCAAGTTTGAAGACTTGGTGGTCCAACGCCTGAAAAAAGGCGTCGCCTATCCGTTCAGCAAACCGGAAAAAGCTTTTCAGTAA
- a CDS encoding ABC transporter ATP-binding protein, producing MSILRIQNLSKEYATGFWGRRTRALSNLNLEVEAGEIFGFLGPNGAGKTTTIKILLRIIFPTSGTAWLLDKELGEAPEVHKIGYMPENPYFYRFLNGIEFLLFYARLAGMSHEDARKKAARLLDVVGLKQASKVRISDYSKGMVTRVGLAQALITEPTLLLLDEPMSGLDPIGRMEMRDLIMELKEQKKTIFFCSHILADVEMLCDRIAILNRGELVKLGTVREILAAGKSSYKISLDGVSPQIVERFAQLAVKCGEFGGIVHLTTENQEQAQKAAEIALSQGARILEIGPEHGTLEDYFVREVGNRE from the coding sequence ATGTCGATCCTTCGCATTCAGAACCTGTCTAAGGAATACGCAACCGGTTTTTGGGGGAGGAGAACGCGCGCGCTCTCTAACCTGAATCTCGAGGTAGAAGCAGGCGAAATCTTCGGTTTTCTTGGCCCCAACGGCGCCGGAAAAACCACGACGATCAAAATCCTTCTGCGTATCATATTTCCCACTTCGGGAACCGCCTGGCTTTTGGATAAGGAATTGGGGGAAGCGCCCGAAGTACACAAAATCGGCTATATGCCGGAAAATCCTTATTTCTACCGGTTTCTTAATGGGATAGAATTCCTGTTGTTTTACGCCCGTCTGGCGGGAATGTCTCATGAAGACGCCCGCAAGAAAGCGGCGCGCCTTTTAGATGTCGTCGGCTTAAAACAGGCGTCCAAGGTTAGAATCTCCGATTATTCCAAAGGCATGGTTACTCGCGTGGGATTGGCCCAGGCACTCATCACCGAACCGACCCTTCTGCTGCTCGACGAGCCGATGTCCGGCCTCGATCCGATCGGGCGCATGGAAATGCGCGATCTGATTATGGAATTGAAAGAGCAGAAAAAAACCATCTTTTTCTGCTCCCATATTTTGGCGGACGTAGAAATGCTCTGCGACCGCATCGCCATCTTGAATCGCGGCGAGCTGGTCAAACTGGGAACGGTGCGGGAGATATTAGCGGCGGGAAAATCCTCCTATAAAATTTCATTGGACGGCGTTTCCCCGCAGATCGTCGAACGCTTCGCCCAGCTGGCCGTGAAGTGCGGCGAATTCGGCGGCATCGTCCACCTGACGACGGAGAATCAGGAACAAGCGCAAAAAGCGGCGGAAATCGCCCTGTCGCAAGGAGCCAGAATCTTGGAAATAGGGCCGGAGCACGGGACTTTGGAAGATTACTTCGTGCGGGAGGTAGGCAATCGTGAATAA